In Podarcis muralis chromosome 7, rPodMur119.hap1.1, whole genome shotgun sequence, the genomic stretch acctgaagcgtatgtaacctgaagcgtatgtaacccaaggtaccactgtatattgtttctcTTCCATGCAGTTATTGTGGGTGGGGCAGGAAAGCAATCCTCATACCAAAAGAAGAATACCAGACGTGGATATAGACACATAAGTCTGAAACAGAGTGTATGGGTTGAGCAGTCCCTCCACCAGAAGGACTCTCCTAGAAGGCCAAGGCCAAAACCTGGCATttacagggcgggggggggggtcacaacaAGTGGAGTCAGGAGGCTTTGAGGGTGCTCCTGTCCCTAGTGCCCAGCATCACTGCTTGTCATCTCCACACTTTGAAATGCCAAACAGAGGCAGAGCATTGGCGGCCGTAGAAGAGAAGACAGTCAAGCTCCTATGCAATTGTACAAAGTTAACAGAATCCCATGCTtctcaataaaacaacaacagagcggTCACACTGACAATCTTTGGTGCAAACTTCTTTCAGGCAGCAGACCTCTATTACTTTTGCCATTTCACCGGTCATCTTCTGTGCCTCGCAGCTGCCCATGCCGCAGCTCACTGCTAActtgtttttttggtggggaggccCCTCTTTGTCTCAAGCACAGAGGCTCCCAAGTACACGAGAAAGAAAGTTATTGTGTGGGAGGAACCTAAAGGCACAAGCTGAATCTTGGTAGTCCATATCTTGCAGGGTACTTCTTCAGCTTCAGGTTAATACACATGGGAAGCCAACTTGGATGGGAGGAGCTGTCCACCTGCAGTGGACAGTTGCAGCAGGCATGCTACACATCCATGGTTTCCTGCTCCACAGTTTTCTCCTGCGGCTGCACATACTTCTCCTGGACTGCTAATGTGCTGGTTATATGTGAGTTAAGGGGAAATAAACAGCAAGTGGTGGCTGATGCttagagtgtgtgtgagagagaaaggagcACAGATCTCTGTTTGACTGCTAGCTGACAGTGCAATTAATGTGAGGACATTCCATCCAAAAGGTACAGTATCGGAAGCAGCAAACAATACAAAAAGGAATTTGAGCTACACGGAACAAGAGTGGGAGAAGCAATTTGTCTCGATCAGAGGTGGCTACCCGGCAGCCCTCAGGCTACGTCCAGCCCACAAAACAATTTTATCCAGACCCCAGAGGTGCTCAGATTTTAATCAAAGAGTGGTAAAAAGTTTGCCCACAGCTCATAAGAAATTGTTTTCAAAAGCTACGAGAAAGAGAGTCAGTATTACATCATCTTTGGGCTTTTGCTCTGCTTACTGCCCTAAGGGTTAGAAACTTACTCGTAAAGCCTAATATCTGACCGGACATGCAGAATATGGAGTAATAAACCACAGCTTATGGATTGCATCTCACATGCAGGATGTAGGTGGGTGTATCTTGGTGCTCCTGTATATCAGCCTGGTATCACCTACATTGGTTCTACATGTattaattcacaaagccctaaaaaAGTGGGTCCAAAAGGCCCTTAAGGACTGCCTGATTCCTTACTCTCTACTTCAATCATTGAGATCCTTCAATGGGGCACTTCTGTTGGCTCCTCATGCCTCTGAGTTTCGGTTGGCCTCTACTTAGGGACTGGGCCTTTAGTGTGACAGGACctgcctgtggaactccctgccaggaGAGGTTCATCAGGAATCGTCCATACCttttttcagatgtcttctgaatacaAGTCCTGCTTTGCTTAGATAGGCCTttgcaatatgattttttttctttttcaccaaCCAGTATTTACTGATGTTATAGTGAAGTTTCAAATGATGTTGCTTTCACTGATTTTATTATAATCTTGCATACTGTATACTGCCTTGATTAGATTGTAAGAAAGTGTCGATTATAAAtacttcaataaaataaaaataaataaatgctatcgATATTGACACAAATGTAGCTTATTTCCACAATCACAACACACCTTTGAAACTGGGCTGGAATTGTAGAAACAGGCTTATTCGTGCACACTGTACAGGTTTGATTCATAGGTTTATACAGTACAGTGCTTCAACAGCTTTATACTATGAGGCAGACTATAAATttgttaaatgaataaaataaataagtaaaacttCCATCTGATCAGCTACCAGTGCCAATGGTAGTGTAAACTGACCCTCAAAACTGCAATATAGTTATGGGCATGCAGATTTCCCCAGATGATTATTTCTTGGGATGCATAAATAAGACTCAGTCTTGCAGCAGGGAAGGGGAACACAATAAAAAAAGGATACGATGTGAAGTGGAAATCGGCTCCCACTGCTGCAGACATCAGGGCTTGAAGGCTTCTGTGCTCTGCGTCTCCAAAGCAGTAGCCATTGGCTTTGTCCACTGCCTGCATCACACGCTGCATGCTCTCCTTATCCTAGGAAAATGGACACGTTAGGGGCTGAAATTAATTTCTCTTTCATGTTCCATGATGCTACTCACTGGGCCGGTTAACACACGGCATGTACCATCACTTGATTTCTCACCACTTGTGATTTCTCATCACTTGGGACTCCACCTGGTTTGGGTCTGATGAGATATGGAAGTTCTACCTGTGGATTTTGAATTTTAGtagctcattcacacatgcacattgcCACTTGATGCCGCAATCATCAGGTGATGAAAGAAGAACATGTGAGCTGGCTTACAGGCAGACTGCAATCCAAAGATCATCTTTCAATATTCCCTTCCCTTTCAGCACTTTCTTGGTTCACTTCCAGTTCAGCTGGATTCCCCATCAAACTTCCATGATTCTTGCTCTAATATAGGCATGCCTTTCACAGATAAGCAATGTCACATGGTGCTTccttatatgtatttttaaatcatTTGCCTGTTAGTTCCATGCCCTAGCTCCTGTATTAACACATGTTTTCTTCTCAGCATAACTGAGCGTAAATACAtatattcattatatatataGCATATTAATACAtgtgggagttttactttcctaGTGACAAATAAAAGCAGTCCAGCTCCTTTCTATATTTTTAATTCTCTTTGATCCTTTCAGCATCACTCTCCAATCTGGCTAGTATATGCAAACGCATTGCCAAATTATCATCTGTTTCTTCACTTTCTGGAACATAATTTAAGCAAACTTCCTATTTTAAAGTTAGCGTATAGCAATACTTAGCATTATTAAATAGTGCTTCAGAGCACAATTTAATTCTGTGCTCTGCTTTGGAGACGCAGAGCACAGAAGCCTTCAAGCCCTGATGTCTGCAGCAGTGGGAGCCGATTTCCACTCAGGTGCAAGCTTCACTGAGTGAAAGAGGGCTTTCCTTCCAGGTAACTGGGCACAGGATTGTGTATTTGCAGGCAATTACAAACATTATCTCAATACTTTTTACAGTGGAAGTGGGGAACCCATGTCCCTCTAGATGTTGGTGAacaacaacttccaccatccctgaccattggccatgctggctgaggttaaTGGGAATtagaggccaacaacatctggaaggccacaggtttcccactccttcTTTACAAAAATCCTGAGTCTGAAAGAAAGAAGTTTGCTTAGATCTACCAAGTGAGCTCATGGCAAAGGCAGGATTTGAATTGGAGGATTCCTGGCTTCCCAGTCCAGTGTCTTAGCCACTAAACTATATTAGACATTTATTTCATGTAATTTAATAAAACACATTATTATTTAATGCTACAGCAACAAATTACAGCCAATATCTGAAATGGAAAAGCCTATAAAATCCAGATCCTGAAAGACGCTGTTTACATTTTCCAGCAGGAAAAGGAAGTAGTCCAAACAGAACCTAAACTGAATGGCTGCCTGCTCCCCAAATGTCAATTATTACTTTCCTGCTGATTTGGCTTGGCTACCTGGACATTGAGAGGGACAAAGGAAACCAAGCTGTAGTCTTCAATCACTTCCACAAGCTTCTTGTTCAAGTGTTGGTAGTTCTTGAAGAAAGGATCTGTAGCCAGGTGATCTACTAGATAGGACAAATCAAGAACCTCTGTGTAATAATCGAGATTGAAGGCTGCAAGACAAGAAAAGACAAGTCTCTAGCAAATTCAGGAACAAAAGGTGCAGATAAAGCTAAATCACATCACTCCCTACCcataggcttacaatctaaaatagatATGCTATGCATATATTAAAGGCCATTAAAGAGTTGGGAAGTCCACTGGAGATCCCAGTCTCCTGTTAATGCCAAAACTCAAGTTTTAAAAGTGGCTTCCTAAACATATAAAGAGCTACCTTGGGAACCTGGGATCCTGCAGagattgctggactcccaactcccatcagtcccagcttgTATGCCCAAtgatcaagggtgatgggagctgtagtcagcaGCACCTGGAAAGTCTCGGGTTTCTCTTCTCTAATGTAGTGACTAGAATCTAGCCCAACAGTGGGGAACATTTAGCCCCCGAGACActgctaaactacagctcccatcagcctcagcaagcatggccaatggccaggactgatgggagttgtaattcagcaatatctggagggtcaaaggttctgcACTCCTGGGCTAGCCCACAGCTGTCTTCTCTAACTGGAGCTTCTCTCTAGGGCAAGCATGGGGAATGTCAGGTATGGGGATCAAATGAGGTCCTCCAGGTCTCCCTATCTAGCCCTTGGGGATCTCCCAGGCCACATtctctccccagccacacccctcaATGGCCTTGCTTTACACTCTCCTtctgtgtttttgcctgactagaATTGGCCCTTGAAATCtgacaatgcttcttgcttgcctggatggaggataggggTGTGTATTTAAGTATGTGTAGAAACAATCCTATGGTGCAAAGATAGAATTGATGTTCTTTGCTCTGCTCGCTTGTGATTCTTGCCAACCACCGCTAGTATGTGGCTACTGTAAGCTTGCTTAGAAGGGTATGTGGCTCTCAAGTTAGAGGGCAATTGTCTTTTCCAGAACCTACTGTGCTCTAACACTGAATTATGGTCTCTCTCAGGCTACAGGATCTGATTATCCACAACTTCTCACTGTCACTTAGTAAAAGGTTACATCCGTCTTCCCCGTGGCCGTTCATTCAAGGACCTTCTACTGGTGGCTCTCACCCAGTTTCCCATACTGCTCGATTAGGTCCATTTTGGAGAGGACGTTGATGTGGGGTAGCTCTACGTGCAACATGGTGGAGAGGGAAGTGCAGAGAATGGAGATGAACTTGCCGGGGTCCGTACAGTAATGAGAATCCACTAAATGGACAGCTGCCAACTGTGCAAAGAAGAAACAAGAGAAGGATGAGAATCAGTGTTGTGTCAAGTCTGGGACATCCTGACAAGTTAATGGAGACAAGTAATCGCttaaggcagagatggggaacgtgtggtcctccagaagttgctggactacaactctcaacatccctgattattgaccatgctggctgaggctggtaggatttgtagtccaacaacatatggagggccaaagcttccaAAGTCTCATTGTCTGATGCAACTGATAAATATAAGTAATATTACATAGTGACAGTAGTACCGGTTTAGGAAAACCATTGTAGTGGAAGTTGGGTTGCTTACAGAGTAAGTAAAGAAATAGCCCTCTTTCCCCTCTAAAAGCCCATAAACCAGCTGCATTgaagccccccaccccagaatCTTGCAGGAACATGATCCTACcggagaagccagggattgaacctgcaaccattggcatgcaaaacagatgctctacacTGAAACAAAGCCCTTCCCCATGTAAACCATGCTCCATCCAGTTTACCAAACAGCAAGGTAGGGTGGGGGGAGGTTATCCAATAATGGTCTTTAGTCTACAGAtagacagcagcaaaaaaagaggcaACTGCACCTTAAACAACCAGAGATCATTATTTgatatttattattgttttccATGAGGTGACCAGTCTGTTGAACCTAGTGGTGTTCAGAGAACAGCTAGAATGGGTTATCTCATTCCTGACATAGAGGTTCCATCTTGTGCCTCCACCTAATCAATGCCTATACAGTCTCTGTGTGAGATTATTAAGAGGTTTAAAGCCAAGTGCCATCATTACATTAAAATCAGAGAGCTGTACCTTTTCATTTTCATCTGATACAGCTACTTTAGTCCTGATACTTCTCTGGAATCTGAACACTATAGGAGGTTGGATGCAATTAAGCCAGCTGAAGCTAAATCCAGACATGGTGGGtggtagatttaaaaaaaaaatcttcataaGGTGTAAATGGCCATCAAAACTGAAATAGGGAATACAAGAGCCCAGGACACTTAATCCTAAAGCCCAATTCACAGATGAATCTTTACAGCATGGTAGCCAGTCAAAAACATAGCTGCATGGAGGCATCCAAGCTATTCAGATGACAACCACCCCTTCCAGCTCAGGCAATTTTAACCAATCAATACAATCCACAGAAATAAAGGAGTTGCAATTGTGTAGTTTGAACTGCCTGAACCATTTCACTCAAATGGCTTGCCACATGAAAATGAGTTGTAAAAGGCTACTATGCTACATAGAGCTAATGTGCATTGGAGCCAAATCTGGCTTGCAGTTTGGCACCAAAGGATGCTCTCACTCCCAGTACCCATTTTCCATGCAAAATTCTACCACCtaacattgttttatttttctgcacCAGGGGCAGGAGAACTTTTTCAGCCTGAAagtcacattctcttctggggggTCACATGCCAGGAGCAAAAGTGGACAAAGCAGCAAGTGTGACTTTTACCTTGGTGCATTAGGCTAGTTTCAACACACTCTCACCCACCCTCTCCCTTTCCAGGCATGCATAATACATTATTAGAATTCAAGTGCACATTGCCGCCAAGCAAAAACTGTAAAAGAAGCTTAAAGAAGAGGTGTGAGGGGGTGCGGTGCAGGGACAGCCCCAAAGGCCAGATGCAAATGCTTGGAGGGCTGCCATCCCTCATCTACACCAACCATACCCTGAAGTTCCACTTAGCAAGCTGAGCAAAGATGTTTCTCAATGAACTATGATGGGTGCAAAGCTCCACTTGTCCCGGGCAGTCAAATAAGAAGTAATGCCCCTTAAACTGGGCCAGTTTCTCCTGCAGCCAGTCCAAGTTGGCCTCCAGATACTCCATGCAATAGATCAAGCCACCGTTGGGTCCCAGTTTCAAGTTCTCCATTACATCAGCCAAGGTGATAAGTTCTGAGATATCCACAGCACACTGGTAAGGAATCCCTTCATTGGCTGGGTCCAGGTTCACCACAGCTACTTTGCGCCCAATTGCAGAAAGAAATTCCTGCATGCCAAGACAGTAAGTTGTTTTCCCTGAACCAGGAGGTCCAATCACTGCCTGACCAAAGGCTACTGCGGACTGCTTCTGGCTGTACGACATGATGCAActtttgttctttttctaaaaaaagacaGCAAAATGTCAGAATATATGGACCATTTCACACAGTATTTAGGAAGCAAACATGGGTTTGTTATTAAGCATATTCTCAAGTAAAAAACTGATCCAATTCTGATCCAATTGGTGAGTGTACTTCCATGACACCATGTTTGCTACATTCACAAATTAAGGGCACgtctaaaaaaacaaccccaacaaCTGAAGTGTACagctgaaacaaaaatatttctaagGTAATATCAGGTAACTACTGACTTACAGATACAGTAATGAGAGCAAGGGCAGCCAATGtgatgacctccagatgttgttggactactactcccattagccccaaccagtatggtcagtggtcaaggatgagggGAGCTGTAGTACGGCAAGATGTGGAGGGCACCACAATGGCTACCCTGGATTGTAGTTTTAGACCAGGGATGTTCAGATATCTGAATTCAAATATCCAATTGGGCCCCAAAGCAGTTGATTCTTACTCTGACACTGTTGACCCAGTAACTTCCTTGTTAAGTCCTCCAAAGGAGCAGTATTGtcaggggagcttaggaggaggagctgctggagggagagagaaactgcCTATGCTGCCcctccagcatctgctgcctgaggcagccacctcatttTGCCTAATGATGGAGCTGGCCCTGCCAGTACTGAAATAAGATTCAACTACCAGTCCAGTAGGTACTTCATGTACTTTTGCACATGAAGAGGGCAGAATGCACCTTGTcctgttgcctcaggcagcaaaatatctcaaGCTGGCCCtagttataaaaggtaaaggtacccctgcccgtacgggccagtcttgacagactctagggttgtgcgcccatctcactcaagaggccgggggccagcgctgtccggagacacttccgggtcacgtggccagcgtgacattgctgctctggcgagccagagccacacacggaaatgccgtttaccttcccgctagtaagcggtccctatttatctacttgcacccgggggtgctttcgaactgctaggttggcaggcgctgggaccgaacaacgggagcgcaccccgccgcggggattcgaaccgccgacctttcaatcggcaagccctaggcgctgaggcttttacccacagcgccacccgcgtcccgacccTAGTTATAGTACTGTGCTATTCTGAATGAGTACTCCCCTATACTGGTGTTTTCTGCAGGAGTGTGCGAAGCTCCTCTACTTCTAAGAGGCTTAGTGGGGAAATGGAGAAATGAGGGGCAATTTGAATAAACTGCCTCAGCCCAGAAGGCGTGCATTTTATGGCTAGGATGGGCTTGCAGGGTTGTGCATGTGGTTGAGGGGCAAGAACTCAGAGCTGTGCCTGGAAAGGAACGGCATTGTTAAGATAGGAGGGCTCCTTTCCATCATAATCAATCCCTTCTACGCTGCCCCTAAATAAGTTGGGGAAGAAATAAACAGAGACACAGAGGGGgccaggagagaaggagagaaggagaattAAGAAGCATTCAGAGCAAGCGCAAATGCGTCTCTCACCTCCCGAGCAACTGCAACACGGACTTTTTTCAACAACACACCTTGACTCTCTGTCACAGAGATAGTAAAAAGATTAGAGTGATGCACAAAGTCTGAACATCGGCTAAAAAACAGTCTCCTCTGCCCACCACTCAGGTCTCCTCTGCCCACCTCTCCATGGTGGCTGTCAGAGCTGCCAACTGAATTTATTGGGGAAACCTCTGATTGTATGGAGTGACCAGTGTGCCTCTGTGCCACCTCACACAGCAAACTCAGGCCTTGTTTGGTGTGGGAAATGTGGTTTACCACCTACActtcagtttatttattattattgttgttgttgtttttttcttgtggCATTTAAAATTGCAATGTGTGTCCACGGAGGTCAACAGAGCACGAGGTTTCTGCATACAAGAGGCACTGCAtctgggtgacagagagaaaggGGGCCCTTTTTCAAATCAACATTTTCCGGACAACATTAACCCCAAATTAGAAACAATTCCACTCTTTGCTGCTTCCTTTGTTCCAGGGTTGATTAATTGGGGCTTAGGCTTTGggcatgattcctgcattgcaggggtcggactagatgacccccgggatcccttccaactctaaagttctattctatgattctccgTTGACTTCTACGGGCAGTTCCCAATGGACACTCCGAAAAAACCAGAAACAAACCTGGAAGGTTCCTCTGCGGGCAACAGGATGAGTTTCCCTACAATTTTCTTCCTTCTATGGTACAAGCAGCGTCGCTTTAGTGCCCAGGCAGCTTTGGTCGCACCGCTGTACGTTCTTATTTCAATCCGGAGGGGGAAAGGAGTGAGAAACGAAGGTTCCGCGCGTATTTTTTCGAACATGGGACTCCATCCTTATTAACTAAGCGGCGAGCGCCACTTGGAGGGCAGAAGTTGACATGACTAGTGTTTTTGGCGTTCTCTCTGAAGACGGAGGTGGGGCATGGCAGCCATTATAGAGCGCATGGTAAAAGCCGTGAAGTTTGGAAGGAGTTGCTATCCTTTGTTTACTGGAAAATGTGAAAATGATGAAACCAAATGGCCATGGGAATATGTTGCATTTCCAAACACACTGTGGGTAACCAGTCATCCTCACTTCAATGTATTCAACCCCCTTTCTCCCCACTCTCCATGACCATGAGGTGGGAATAATTGTATTCTAATGGGACACCTTTTTGAGACCAGTGGCATACTGTATTTGGGAAATGTAAGACACTCATGGACACCACCAAATACTTACATCACATGGGAGTGGGTGGGATTGTGATGCTCAAAACCTGATACACTTAACAGGCAAAATATCTACTCTCTCCAAAACCAGTGAAACATAATGAAAAAGCAGGCAACACTTCCAGAAGAAAAACCACTGGGAAGGATAGGTGCCCAAGGGCACGTCATTGCAGACCCCTGCAATAGGCACGCTGTCATTATTTAAGGCTACATCCTTGGCTCTTAGGCAGGGTTGACTTTTTGCCAGCACTCACTAGGGCTTAACCTCCAAATTTGCTTTGGAGCTGTGCAGCAACTATGCaaataagagagccagtgtggtgtagtggttaagaatgatagactcgtaatctggggaaccacgttcacgtctccgctcttccacatgcagctgctgggtgaccttgggctagtcacacttctttgaagtctctcagccccactcacctca encodes the following:
- the GPN2 gene encoding GPN-loop GTPase 2 — encoded protein: MSYSQKQSAVAFGQAVIGPPGSGKTTYCLGMQEFLSAIGRKVAVVNLDPANEGIPYQCAVDISELITLADVMENLKLGPNGGLIYCMEYLEANLDWLQEKLAQFKGHYFLFDCPGQVELCTHHSSLRNIFAQLAKWNFRLAAVHLVDSHYCTDPGKFISILCTSLSTMLHVELPHINVLSKMDLIEQYGKLAFNLDYYTEVLDLSYLVDHLATDPFFKNYQHLNKKLVEVIEDYSLVSFVPLNVQDKESMQRVMQAVDKANGYCFGDAEHRSLQALMSAAVGADFHFTSTLAVQEKYVQPQEKTVEQETMDV